The proteins below come from a single Pseudarthrobacter sp. SSS035 genomic window:
- the ptsP gene encoding phosphoenolpyruvate--protein phosphotransferase yields the protein MQTFPGVGVSPGRIIGTVRQMPKPISEPPAGEQLAGGTSAEEATAGLKAASQSVHDELKARAAHATGDGKAVLEATALMAKDTMLIKGAAKLIARGLSSERAIWESGSSVAEMLHNLGGYMAERATDVLDVRARIVAELRGVPAPGIPTSSTPFILVAEDLAPADTATLDPNKVLALVTAGGGPQSHTAIIARSLGLPAVVAAVGVDELADGTEVYVDGAAGSITADPDSSLRAAADAWAATASLLAEFSGTGTTADGHLVPLLANVGGGKDAEAAAKLGAQGVGLFRTEFCFLERDTEPSVEEQAAAYKSVFDAFPGKKVVLRTLDAGADKPLPFLTDSTEPNPALGVRGYRTDFTTPGVLDRQLEAIALAEKQSEADVWVMAPMISTAEEAARFASMCADAGIKTPGVMVEVPSAALTAEAILREVGFASLGTNDLTQYAMAADRQLGPLANLNTPWQPAVLRLVGLTVEGSRAEGHNKPVGVCGEAAADPALAVVLTGLGVTTLSMTARSLAAVAAVLKTVTLAEAQQLAKLALSAPSATEAKAWVREKLPVLEELGL from the coding sequence GTGCAGACCTTCCCAGGAGTTGGCGTCAGCCCCGGCCGCATCATCGGAACCGTCCGGCAGATGCCCAAACCGATCAGCGAACCCCCTGCAGGCGAGCAGCTGGCCGGCGGTACGTCCGCCGAAGAAGCCACGGCCGGGCTCAAGGCAGCCTCTCAGTCCGTCCACGACGAACTTAAGGCCCGGGCCGCGCACGCCACAGGAGATGGCAAGGCCGTCCTGGAGGCCACAGCGCTGATGGCCAAGGACACCATGCTGATCAAGGGCGCGGCCAAGCTCATTGCCCGCGGCCTCTCGAGCGAGCGCGCCATCTGGGAATCCGGTTCCTCCGTCGCGGAGATGCTCCATAACCTGGGCGGCTACATGGCCGAACGCGCCACCGACGTCCTGGACGTCCGCGCCCGGATCGTGGCGGAACTCCGCGGCGTCCCTGCGCCCGGCATCCCCACCTCCAGCACGCCCTTCATCCTGGTTGCCGAGGACCTGGCACCGGCCGACACCGCAACCCTGGACCCGAACAAGGTCCTGGCACTCGTAACAGCCGGCGGCGGCCCACAGTCCCACACCGCCATCATTGCGCGTTCGCTGGGCCTGCCCGCCGTTGTGGCTGCCGTAGGGGTGGACGAACTCGCTGACGGCACGGAAGTCTATGTTGACGGCGCCGCAGGCAGCATCACCGCCGATCCCGACAGCTCGCTGCGTGCCGCAGCGGATGCGTGGGCGGCCACAGCTTCCCTGCTGGCCGAGTTCAGTGGCACGGGCACGACGGCGGACGGCCACCTGGTACCGCTGCTCGCCAATGTGGGCGGCGGCAAGGACGCCGAGGCGGCCGCCAAGCTGGGCGCCCAGGGTGTGGGCCTCTTCCGCACCGAATTCTGCTTCCTGGAACGCGACACCGAGCCAAGCGTGGAGGAACAGGCCGCGGCCTACAAGAGCGTTTTTGACGCGTTCCCGGGAAAGAAAGTGGTTCTTCGTACGCTGGACGCCGGCGCCGACAAGCCCCTTCCCTTCCTGACCGACTCCACGGAACCCAACCCGGCCCTGGGCGTCCGCGGCTACCGCACGGACTTCACCACACCGGGCGTGCTGGACCGCCAGCTGGAAGCCATCGCCTTGGCCGAGAAGCAGTCCGAAGCGGACGTGTGGGTCATGGCCCCCATGATCTCGACGGCGGAAGAGGCCGCCCGATTCGCCTCAATGTGCGCCGACGCCGGCATCAAGACGCCCGGCGTGATGGTTGAAGTCCCGTCCGCCGCACTCACCGCCGAGGCCATCCTGCGCGAGGTGGGTTTCGCGAGCCTGGGCACCAACGACCTCACGCAGTACGCCATGGCGGCCGACCGCCAGCTGGGCCCGCTGGCCAACCTCAACACCCCGTGGCAGCCTGCCGTGCTGCGCCTCGTGGGATTGACGGTGGAAGGCTCCCGCGCGGAAGGCCACAACAAACCCGTGGGCGTCTGCGGTGAGGCGGCCGCTGACCCGGCCCTCGCCGTCGTACTTACCGGGCTGGGTGTCACCACGCTTTCCATGACCGCGCGGTCCCTGGCCGCCGTGGCCGCGGTGCTGAAGACCGTCACGCTGGCCGAGGCGCAGCAGCTGGCCAAGCTGGCCCTGTCCGCGCCCAGCGCCACCGAAGCCAAGGCCTGGGTACGGGAAAAACTGCCCGTCCTCGAGGAACTCGGCCTCTGA
- a CDS encoding TetR/AcrR family transcriptional regulator, producing the protein MSLDGQLPPKMRLLRAAAELLAKSSGASVSTRQITQLAGVTAPTLYHHFGDKEGLFDAVVAAGFEEYVAGERDFAPSGNPLEDIRRMWDNHVQFGLKQPELYLVMFGNIRPESRPAIVADAEALMEEMLNKAAAAGQLNVQPREAARSILAANVGVTLMLIAEPAAERNLELSTMTRDAMIFAVSAAQAEGAAPEDSGKSSVVVAAIALNAALQASHSDQLSSSELKLFLEWLHRISTSTSS; encoded by the coding sequence ATGAGTTTGGATGGCCAGCTTCCCCCCAAAATGCGTCTGTTGCGTGCAGCGGCCGAATTGCTGGCAAAGTCCTCGGGAGCATCCGTCTCCACCCGCCAGATCACGCAGCTGGCAGGGGTTACGGCGCCCACGCTGTACCACCACTTCGGTGACAAGGAAGGTCTCTTCGACGCCGTCGTCGCCGCAGGTTTTGAAGAGTATGTTGCGGGCGAGAGGGACTTCGCCCCGTCCGGAAATCCGCTGGAAGACATCCGGCGGATGTGGGATAACCACGTCCAGTTCGGGCTCAAGCAGCCGGAACTGTACCTGGTGATGTTCGGCAATATCCGTCCGGAAAGCCGCCCTGCCATCGTTGCCGATGCCGAGGCGCTCATGGAGGAGATGCTGAACAAGGCAGCGGCAGCGGGCCAGCTGAACGTCCAGCCGCGCGAAGCAGCCAGGTCCATCCTGGCAGCCAACGTGGGTGTGACCCTGATGCTGATTGCGGAACCCGCCGCCGAACGGAACCTTGAACTGTCCACCATGACCCGGGACGCCATGATCTTTGCGGTGTCTGCGGCACAGGCCGAAGGGGCCGCGCCGGAAGACTCCGGCAAGTCCTCGGTAGTGGTGGCAGCGATTGCCCTGAATGCCGCACTTCAGGCTTCGCACTCAGACCAGCTTTCAAGCTCGGAACTCAAGCTGTTCCTCGAATGGCTTCACCGAATCTCCACCAGCACGTCGTCGTAA
- a CDS encoding CdaR family transcriptional regulator: protein MQQDVEQLVEQVAQKLGRGLSLEDLDGLLLAYSSNQSHADRVRVNFLLSKRVPADVSAWQLSHGIATAVRPVAIPANQELGMLGRVCVPLMVRGFRVGYLWVQQDSAEESPTAILTQLPDVTPEIELLSGLLLDSNTAESEFRRGREREFLAACSGEANAVASVAGWKEIQGKGPWQMVTVLDADGWAGGPDPIASTLIHRSAALQATVGVDVALFSAGTETHSVVLFRESVGRANHAQVLVHYQLELAKRSGRPVHRIILGISEGFAKPRELAEAYRQSRLAAQAAAVDLQLGELVDCRATGVYQLLASAGGGAGAWADSGSVYVRMLEDHDRNDELLPVLELIYDNDGSVQDVATKLHLHRSSIYNRLGRIRQLLGVDPLKGMPRLELHAALKMRRWAARPRI from the coding sequence ATGCAGCAGGACGTGGAACAACTGGTGGAGCAGGTGGCGCAGAAGCTTGGCCGGGGACTGTCGCTGGAGGACCTGGACGGCCTGCTGCTCGCTTACAGCTCCAACCAGTCCCACGCGGACCGGGTCCGGGTGAACTTTTTGTTGAGCAAGCGGGTCCCGGCCGATGTCAGCGCCTGGCAGCTTTCCCATGGCATCGCCACGGCGGTCCGCCCGGTGGCGATTCCCGCCAACCAGGAGCTGGGGATGCTGGGCCGGGTGTGCGTCCCCTTGATGGTGCGCGGTTTCCGCGTCGGCTACCTCTGGGTGCAGCAGGACTCGGCAGAGGAAAGTCCGACGGCGATCCTCACCCAGTTGCCGGACGTGACCCCGGAGATCGAGCTGCTTTCCGGCCTGCTGCTGGACTCCAACACCGCCGAGTCCGAGTTCCGGCGGGGCCGCGAACGCGAGTTCCTGGCCGCCTGTTCCGGAGAGGCCAACGCGGTGGCCTCCGTGGCGGGCTGGAAGGAAATCCAGGGCAAGGGGCCGTGGCAGATGGTCACGGTGCTCGACGCCGACGGCTGGGCCGGCGGCCCGGATCCCATCGCTTCCACGCTGATCCACCGCTCAGCCGCCCTGCAGGCCACGGTGGGGGTGGACGTGGCGCTGTTCAGCGCCGGCACGGAAACCCATTCGGTGGTGCTGTTCCGTGAGTCGGTGGGCCGGGCAAACCATGCCCAGGTGCTGGTCCACTACCAGCTGGAGCTGGCCAAACGTTCGGGCCGGCCCGTGCACCGCATCATCCTGGGCATCAGCGAGGGTTTTGCCAAGCCGCGCGAGCTTGCCGAGGCCTACCGGCAGTCCCGGCTGGCAGCGCAGGCGGCAGCTGTGGACCTCCAGCTCGGCGAGTTGGTGGACTGCCGTGCCACCGGGGTGTACCAGCTGCTGGCATCGGCAGGCGGGGGAGCTGGCGCCTGGGCTGACTCCGGGTCCGTCTATGTGCGGATGCTGGAGGACCACGACCGTAACGATGAGCTTCTCCCTGTACTTGAGCTCATCTATGACAACGACGGATCGGTCCAGGACGTGGCCACCAAACTCCACCTGCACCGCAGCAGCATCTACAACCGGCTGGGCCGCATCCGGCAGCTCCTGGGCGTGGACCCGCTGAAGGGGATGCCCCGGCTGGAACTCCACGCCGCACTGAAGATGCGGCGCTGGGCGGCGCGCCCGCGGATTTAA
- a CDS encoding S8 family serine peptidase encodes MQRFTKLVAPIGALALAIGLSTAAAPAALSANGQPAKTGMQANAQAGSQTYIVLYKANGVSGRSLAAVRDAGGTVVQAYPQIGVAIVKSDRGGFDAALRAADSSIQGAASTAGFGVAVEDDNSGAAVAAIDPGTPAPGDDNLAALQWDMEQIQAPAARAINGGSASVVVGDIDTGLDYTHPDLAPNVDFSKSVSCVGGVPDQTPAAWMDNNGHGTHTAGTIAAAKNDIGMVGVAPNVKIAGIKAGDDDGFFYPEAVVCAFMWAGSNGIQVTNNSYFADPWLFNCKNDPTQRAIWEAERRAIKFAQQNGTTIVAAEGNQSDDLAHPTQDQTSPDNTTPVTREISNACAVVPVEVPGVIGVTANGNKLFKSYYSSYGMGTADVVAPGGDRRFQLTPAAENGRVLSTWPSALAASCPEVLTVTDGAARYCYLQGTSMAAPHVAGVAALIVSSGVTNPGTVASRINTTADKMDCPADMSVYAPFPATDNGAPQVCQGGAGYNGFNGHGQVNALRAIGG; translated from the coding sequence ATGCAAAGATTCACCAAGCTTGTGGCGCCAATCGGGGCACTAGCCCTCGCCATTGGCCTTTCGACCGCCGCGGCTCCTGCGGCGTTGTCGGCCAATGGGCAGCCTGCCAAAACCGGAATGCAGGCAAATGCCCAAGCGGGAAGCCAAACCTACATCGTCCTGTACAAGGCCAACGGGGTTTCCGGCAGGTCGCTTGCGGCTGTGCGGGACGCTGGCGGCACCGTGGTGCAGGCCTATCCGCAGATCGGTGTGGCCATCGTGAAGTCGGACCGCGGCGGCTTTGATGCGGCTCTGCGCGCAGCAGATTCTTCCATTCAGGGGGCCGCTTCCACAGCAGGCTTCGGCGTGGCTGTCGAAGACGACAACTCCGGTGCGGCTGTGGCGGCCATCGACCCCGGAACGCCCGCGCCGGGTGACGACAACCTGGCCGCGCTCCAATGGGATATGGAGCAGATCCAGGCCCCGGCCGCCCGGGCGATCAATGGCGGCAGCGCCTCGGTGGTGGTTGGCGACATCGACACTGGACTGGACTACACGCACCCGGACCTGGCCCCGAATGTTGACTTCTCCAAGAGCGTTTCCTGCGTTGGCGGCGTCCCGGACCAGACCCCGGCGGCCTGGATGGATAACAACGGCCACGGCACCCACACGGCCGGCACCATTGCCGCCGCGAAGAACGACATCGGCATGGTGGGCGTTGCGCCGAACGTGAAGATTGCCGGGATCAAGGCCGGCGACGACGACGGATTCTTCTACCCCGAAGCCGTGGTCTGCGCCTTCATGTGGGCAGGATCGAACGGTATCCAGGTCACCAACAACAGCTACTTTGCCGATCCCTGGCTCTTCAACTGCAAGAATGACCCCACCCAGCGGGCCATCTGGGAGGCCGAGCGCCGGGCCATCAAGTTTGCCCAGCAAAACGGCACCACAATTGTGGCGGCGGAGGGCAACCAGTCCGATGACCTTGCCCATCCCACACAGGATCAGACCAGCCCGGATAACACCACACCTGTCACGCGTGAGATCAGCAACGCCTGCGCCGTGGTGCCCGTAGAAGTGCCTGGAGTCATAGGTGTCACGGCCAACGGCAACAAGTTGTTCAAGTCGTACTACTCCAGTTACGGCATGGGCACCGCCGACGTCGTCGCCCCCGGCGGGGACCGCCGCTTCCAGCTGACTCCGGCCGCCGAAAACGGCCGGGTCCTGTCGACCTGGCCTTCAGCCCTCGCCGCATCCTGTCCCGAGGTGTTGACTGTGACGGACGGAGCCGCCCGCTACTGCTACCTGCAGGGTACCTCCATGGCTGCCCCGCACGTGGCCGGTGTCGCGGCGCTCATTGTGAGCAGCGGAGTCACCAACCCGGGCACCGTGGCATCGCGGATCAACACTACCGCCGACAAGATGGACTGCCCGGCTGACATGAGTGTGTACGCCCCGTTCCCTGCAACGGACAACGGCGCACCCCAGGTGTGCCAGGGCGGTGCCGGCTACAACGGCTTCAACGGCCACGGCCAGGTGAACGCTCTCCGAGCGATCGGCGGTTAA
- a CDS encoding helix-turn-helix domain-containing protein yields the protein MALIAPRVTAGLPADDAQNLARSLRDSNDITVFVDGTVHRLPGEARDAVVDLLARLGRGEAVTVSSVEEMLTTSQAAELAGISHTYLRNMTDRGEIPVEYRGTHRRIRLAAILAWLDEQKKGEQA from the coding sequence ATGGCACTGATAGCTCCACGCGTCACGGCTGGCCTGCCCGCCGACGACGCCCAGAACCTCGCCCGTTCCCTCCGGGACAGCAACGACATCACCGTCTTCGTGGACGGCACGGTCCACCGCCTCCCGGGCGAGGCGAGGGACGCCGTCGTCGACCTGCTCGCCCGGCTGGGCCGCGGCGAAGCGGTGACCGTCAGCAGCGTGGAGGAAATGCTCACCACCTCCCAGGCGGCCGAACTCGCCGGGATTTCCCACACGTACCTGCGCAACATGACCGATCGCGGCGAGATCCCCGTGGAATACCGCGGCACGCACCGCCGGATCAGGCTCGCGGCCATCTTGGCGTGGCTGGACGAGCAAAAGAAGGGCGAGCAGGCCTAG
- a CDS encoding PTS mannitol transporter subunit IICBA: MATETVAKPRTSLRVHVQKFGTFLSGMIMPNIGAFIAWGLITALFIEKGWIPVPALGGFDTNAEGVPNVGLVGPMITYLLPLLIAYTGGRMVYDVRGGVVGAIGTMGVIVGAGIPMFIGAMIMGPLGGWTMKKIDLLWEGKIRPGFEMLVNNFSAGIWGALLAMLGFYGISPLVQAFSTAAGNVVQFLVNNGLLPLTSIFIEPAKVLFLNNAINHGVLTPLGIQQSLEQGKSILFLLEANPGPGMGILLAYMFFGKGLAKGSASGAAIIHFFGGIHEIYFPYVLMRPLLILAAIAGGMTGIATLAITGSGLVAPAAPGSIIAVLAQTSRDSYVGVILAVVLATTVSFLVASVILKTTKHSDEVDLSDATSKMEAMKGKKSSVSSVLTGAGAGVGTAVLAGPIKNIVFACDAGMGSSAMGASVLRNKIKAAGFPDVKVTNAAIANLSDTYDVVITHQDLTERAKPVTSSAAHFSVDNFMNSPRYDEIVELVKEHNTEGSTPDAGAADAGAAAAGAAGTAAGAGHGAHAASAPADAAPAAASGAAPAETAAPSDILVADSVILNGTATTRDAAIDEAGQLLLARGAVDEGYLAAMHEREESVSTYMGSFLAIPHGTNAAKDHILKSAVCVIRYPDGIDWNGKQVKFVVGVAGINNEHLHILSSIAKVFTNKAQVAQLEAATSVEEVLELFGKVNA; this comes from the coding sequence ATGGCAACAGAGACAGTTGCGAAACCCCGCACCAGCCTGCGGGTTCACGTCCAGAAGTTCGGGACGTTCCTGTCCGGCATGATCATGCCCAACATCGGCGCGTTCATCGCGTGGGGCCTCATCACGGCCCTCTTCATTGAGAAGGGCTGGATCCCGGTCCCTGCCCTCGGTGGCTTCGACACCAACGCCGAGGGAGTGCCTAATGTGGGCCTGGTTGGCCCCATGATCACCTACCTGCTGCCGCTGCTGATCGCCTACACCGGCGGCCGGATGGTCTACGACGTCCGAGGCGGCGTGGTGGGAGCCATCGGCACCATGGGCGTCATTGTGGGCGCCGGCATCCCGATGTTCATCGGCGCCATGATCATGGGCCCCCTGGGCGGCTGGACCATGAAGAAGATCGACCTCCTGTGGGAGGGCAAGATCCGCCCGGGCTTCGAGATGCTGGTCAACAATTTCTCGGCCGGTATCTGGGGCGCGCTGCTGGCGATGCTGGGCTTCTACGGCATCTCGCCGCTGGTCCAGGCCTTCAGTACGGCCGCCGGCAATGTGGTCCAGTTCCTGGTCAACAACGGCCTGCTACCGCTCACCAGCATTTTCATCGAGCCCGCCAAGGTGCTGTTCCTGAACAACGCCATCAACCACGGCGTGCTGACCCCGCTGGGCATCCAGCAGTCGCTGGAGCAGGGCAAGTCCATCCTGTTCCTGCTTGAAGCCAACCCCGGCCCCGGCATGGGCATCCTGCTCGCGTACATGTTCTTCGGGAAGGGCCTGGCCAAGGGTTCGGCCTCCGGCGCAGCGATCATCCACTTCTTCGGCGGCATCCACGAAATTTACTTCCCGTACGTCCTGATGCGCCCGCTGCTGATCCTGGCCGCGATCGCGGGCGGCATGACGGGCATCGCCACCCTGGCCATCACCGGCTCCGGCCTCGTGGCGCCGGCGGCGCCTGGGTCGATCATCGCCGTGCTCGCCCAGACCTCCCGTGACAGCTACGTCGGGGTGATCCTCGCGGTGGTGCTCGCCACCACGGTTTCGTTCCTGGTGGCCTCGGTGATCCTGAAAACCACCAAGCACAGCGACGAGGTGGACCTGAGCGATGCCACGTCCAAGATGGAGGCCATGAAGGGCAAAAAGAGCTCCGTCTCCTCGGTGCTGACCGGCGCCGGTGCAGGCGTGGGCACGGCTGTCCTGGCCGGCCCCATCAAGAACATCGTGTTCGCCTGCGACGCCGGCATGGGCTCCAGTGCCATGGGCGCCTCGGTGCTGCGGAACAAGATCAAGGCTGCCGGCTTCCCGGACGTCAAGGTCACCAATGCCGCGATCGCCAACCTCAGTGACACCTACGACGTTGTCATCACCCACCAGGACCTGACCGAACGCGCCAAGCCCGTCACCTCCAGCGCCGCGCACTTCTCGGTGGATAACTTCATGAACAGCCCGCGGTACGACGAGATTGTGGAACTGGTCAAGGAGCACAACACCGAAGGCTCAACGCCCGACGCCGGTGCTGCCGACGCCGGTGCTGCCGCCGCCGGTGCTGCCGGCACCGCAGCTGGCGCCGGCCACGGCGCGCACGCTGCCAGTGCCCCGGCGGATGCGGCACCCGCCGCTGCCAGCGGTGCGGCACCTGCAGAGACGGCGGCGCCGTCGGACATCCTCGTAGCCGACAGCGTCATCCTTAACGGCACAGCCACCACCCGTGACGCGGCCATCGACGAAGCAGGTCAGCTTCTCCTGGCCCGCGGCGCCGTGGACGAGGGTTACCTCGCGGCCATGCACGAGCGTGAGGAATCCGTATCCACGTACATGGGCAGCTTCCTGGCCATCCCGCACGGCACCAACGCCGCCAAGGACCACATCCTGAAGTCCGCGGTGTGCGTGATCCGCTACCCGGACGGCATCGACTGGAACGGCAAGCAGGTCAAGTTCGTGGTGGGCGTGGCCGGCATCAACAACGAACACCTCCACATCCTGTCCTCCATCGCGAAGGTCTTCACCAACAAGGCCCAGGTGGCCCAGCTGGAAGCGGCTACGTCCGTTGAGGAAGTCCTGGAGCTGTTCGGAAAGGTGAACGCATAG
- a CDS encoding antibiotic biosynthesis monooxygenase, giving the protein MPGPQAITVSIARTVQPGYHRQFAAWAHAGQELAREWPGYLGSGWVRTGQDSDEWHVIYRFADIDSLQAWDDSHERHWWIDSAGGLMQVTRVEHRTGIEGWFDQPGDALITMPETVVPPRWKQAVGIFLPFFPLSLLANFLLHPVTGQWPLALAVLLNVCLLTPIMTYLFLPLSTRLLRPWLQAPRKRAKGSAGR; this is encoded by the coding sequence GTGCCCGGACCTCAAGCAATCACCGTATCCATTGCCCGCACCGTCCAGCCCGGCTACCACCGTCAGTTTGCCGCCTGGGCACATGCCGGTCAGGAACTGGCGCGTGAATGGCCCGGCTACTTGGGGTCGGGCTGGGTCCGAACCGGGCAGGATTCTGATGAATGGCACGTGATATATCGCTTTGCAGATATCGATTCGCTCCAGGCCTGGGACGATTCGCACGAGCGGCACTGGTGGATCGACAGTGCCGGCGGGCTTATGCAAGTCACCCGGGTGGAACACCGGACCGGGATCGAGGGGTGGTTTGACCAACCGGGCGATGCGTTAATCACGATGCCGGAGACTGTGGTCCCGCCCCGATGGAAGCAGGCCGTCGGCATTTTCCTTCCGTTCTTCCCGCTCAGCCTGCTGGCAAACTTCCTGCTGCACCCGGTCACGGGCCAGTGGCCGCTGGCGCTGGCTGTGCTGCTGAACGTCTGCCTGCTGACGCCAATCATGACGTACCTGTTCCTGCCGTTGAGCACGCGGCTGCTTCGGCCGTGGCTGCAGGCCCCAAGGAAACGCGCGAAGGGCTCCGCCGGACGGTAG
- a CDS encoding HPr family phosphocarrier protein: MPERIATIASRSGLHARPAALFAEAAGDVGVEVTIAMQGDPEDDALDASSILSLMTLGAAKGDVVVLRAEGDGADAALDSLVKLLETDLDAE, translated from the coding sequence ATGCCCGAACGCATCGCCACCATCGCCAGCCGCTCCGGCCTTCACGCCCGTCCCGCCGCGCTGTTTGCCGAAGCCGCCGGAGACGTGGGAGTGGAGGTCACGATTGCCATGCAGGGCGACCCGGAGGACGACGCACTGGACGCATCCAGCATCCTGTCGCTGATGACCCTGGGCGCCGCCAAGGGCGATGTTGTGGTGCTCCGGGCTGAAGGTGACGGCGCCGACGCGGCATTGGATTCGCTGGTCAAGCTCCTGGAAACGGACCTCGACGCCGAATAG
- the ald gene encoding alanine dehydrogenase, whose translation MIIGVPKEIKNNEFRVAITAAGVHEFRTHGHTVLVERGAGLGSGITDEEYAIAGAEIVAEADDVWGRADMVMKVKEPIKAEYHRFRKGMILFTYLHLAAEPELTQELINSGVTAIAYETVQEGRTLPLLAPMSEVAGRLSVQVGATSLMAPAGGKGVLLGGVPGVRPAKVVVLGAGVAGTNAAAMALGLGADVTILDININRLRELDAQYQGRLKTVASNSYEIEKSVVDADLVIGSVLIPGAKAPKLVSNELVSRMKPGSVLVDIAVDQGGCFEDTHPTTHQEPTYKVHNTIFYCVANMPGAVPNTSTYALTNVTLRYAVALANLGVKAAFDRDPSLAAGLNIAGGKVAHRSVSEAHNLPLVVDWHELVSA comes from the coding sequence ATGATCATCGGTGTCCCCAAAGAGATCAAGAACAACGAATTCCGCGTCGCCATCACCGCTGCTGGCGTTCACGAGTTCCGCACGCACGGCCACACGGTCCTGGTAGAGCGCGGCGCAGGCTTGGGCTCAGGGATCACGGACGAGGAATACGCGATCGCCGGCGCCGAAATCGTTGCCGAGGCCGACGACGTCTGGGGCCGTGCCGACATGGTCATGAAGGTCAAGGAACCCATCAAGGCCGAGTACCACCGCTTCCGCAAGGGCATGATCCTCTTCACCTATCTTCACCTCGCCGCCGAACCGGAACTCACGCAGGAACTCATCAACTCCGGCGTCACCGCCATCGCCTACGAGACCGTGCAGGAAGGCCGCACCCTGCCGCTGCTGGCCCCCATGTCCGAGGTTGCCGGCCGCCTGTCCGTGCAGGTCGGCGCCACCTCCCTGATGGCACCCGCCGGCGGCAAAGGCGTCCTCCTGGGCGGCGTACCGGGTGTCCGCCCGGCGAAGGTTGTTGTCCTGGGCGCCGGCGTCGCCGGCACCAACGCCGCCGCGATGGCCCTGGGCCTGGGCGCCGACGTCACCATCCTGGACATCAACATCAACCGCCTCCGCGAGCTCGACGCCCAGTACCAGGGCCGGCTCAAGACGGTCGCGTCCAACTCCTACGAAATCGAGAAGTCCGTCGTCGACGCCGACCTCGTCATCGGCTCCGTGCTGATCCCGGGCGCCAAGGCACCCAAGCTGGTCAGCAACGAACTCGTCTCCCGCATGAAGCCCGGCTCCGTGCTGGTGGACATTGCCGTGGACCAGGGCGGCTGCTTCGAGGACACGCACCCCACCACACACCAGGAACCGACGTACAAGGTCCACAACACGATCTTCTACTGCGTTGCCAACATGCCGGGCGCCGTACCCAACACGTCCACCTACGCGCTGACCAACGTCACCCTGCGCTACGCCGTGGCCCTGGCCAACCTGGGCGTCAAGGCCGCCTTCGACCGCGACCCGTCCCTCGCCGCCGGTCTCAACATCGCCGGCGGCAAGGTTGCTCACCGCTCGGTCTCCGAGGCGCACAACCTGCCCCTCGTGGTGGACTGGCACGAGCTGGTTTCCGCATAG